One window from the genome of Gadus macrocephalus chromosome 7, ASM3116895v1 encodes:
- the slc19a2 gene encoding thiamine transporter 1, giving the protein MSELFPTLLLCLYGFFSNLRPSEPFLTHFLLGPEKNLTETQVVNEIYPVWTYSYAALLFPVFLATDYLRYKPVLILQAASFVATYAVLVWGRGVPAMQVLELAFGLASATDVAYYSYIYSVVPPASYQRVTGFCRGATLLGSAAGSLSGQLLVSLAAVRLRRLVEATLAAAVVAFTVPWFLPMPGRSLFFHRSGEEEGEATAEEEGRSRNGTAMEGGSRNGTAMEGRTRGVQERSDDADSKVPLNSQRVDPRQRRSGLTEVLRLLWRDFLRCYSQRPLLAWSAWWALSTCGYFQVVNYAQALWERVRSPTDLEIYNGYVETLATLLGAMAALAVGSVRVSWATWGEAALCLFSAVMAACVFTMDLVRHVGVCYGAYVLFRTAYMLLITVATFQIAASLSMQRYALVFGVNAFVALLLQSVLTLVVVDTAGLGLDVFSQFLIYGCYFAAIAAIFLLAALSKMASGRRSKTPAVPGETDSDTRSLPY; this is encoded by the exons ATGTCGGAGCTCTTCCCCACCCTCCTGCTGTGCCTGTACGGGTTCTTCTCTAACCTCAGACCCTCGGAGCCCTTCCTGACACATTTCCTCCTGGGTCCCGAGAAGAACCTCACGGAGACGCAG GTGGTGAATGAGATCTACCCGGTGTGGACATACTCCTACGCCGCCCTCCTCTTCCCGGTCTTCCTCGCTACGGACTACCTCCGCTACAAGCCTGTCCTCATCCTCCAGGCAGCCAGCTTCGTGGCCACGTATGCGGTCCTGGTCTGGGGCCGCGGGGTGCCCGCTATGCAGGTCCTGGAGCTGGCCTTCGGCCTGGCCTCGGCCACCGACGTGGCCTACTACAGCTACATCTACAGCGTG GTGCCGCCGGCGAGCTACCAGCGCGTGACGGGGTTCTGCCGCGGTGCCACCCTGCTGGGTTCGGCGGCGGGCTCGCTCAGCGGCCAGCTGCTGGTGTCACTGGCGGCCGTCAGGCTGCGGCGTCTGGTCGAGGCCACGCTCGCCGCCGCCGTGGTGGCGTTCACGGTGCCGTGGTTCCTGCCCATGCCCGGGAGGAGTCTGTTCTTCCACCGgagcggcgaggaggagggggaggcaacagcggaggaggaggggaggagtcggAACGGGACGGCGATGGAGGGGGGGAGTCGGAACGGGACGGCGATGGAGGGGAGGACGCGGGGCGTCCAGGAGCGGTCGGACGACGCTGATAGCAAAGTCCCGCTCAACAGCCAGCGG GTGGACCCCAGGCAGCGCAGAAGCGGGCTGACGGAGGTGCTGCGGCTCCTCTGGAGGGACTTCCTGCGCTGCTActcacagcgccccctgctggcctggTCAGCCTGGTGGGCGCTCTCCACCTGCGGGTACTTCCAG GTGGTGAACTACGCCCAGGCGCTTTGGGAGAGGGTGAGGTCGCCCACGGACCTGGAGATCTACAACGGCTATGTGGAGACACTGGCCACCCtgctgg gtgCCATGGCGGCCCTGGCGGTGGGCTCGGTGCGGGTCAGCTGGGCCACCTGGGGTGAGGCGGCGCTCTGCCTGTTCTCTGCCGTCATGGCCGCCTGCGTCTTCACCATGGACCTGGTGCGCCACGTGGGCGTGTGCTACGGCGCCTACGTCCTGTTCCGCACCGCCTACATGTTGCTCATCACCGTCGCCAC GTTCCAGATCGCCGCTAGCCTCAGCATGCAGCGCTACGCGCTAGTGTTCGGCGTCAACGCCTTCGTAGCGCTACTGCTACAGTCGGTGCtaacactggtggtggtggacacgGCCGGGCTGGGCCTGGACGTCTTCTCCCAG TTCCTGATATATGGCTGCTATTTCGCCGCCATCGCCGCCATCTTCCTCCTGGCTGCCCTTTCCAAGATGGCCTCCGGGAGGCGTTCAAAGACTCCGGCGGTACCGGGAGAAACCGACTCCGACACCCGAAGTCTGCCCTACTGA